One genomic segment of Rhodothermales bacterium includes these proteins:
- a CDS encoding ergothioneine biosynthesis protein EgtB translates to MQVQTVKNGAAAADRSIASLAERYRQIRAMTRALCAPLVTEDYVIQSMQDVSPTKWHLAHTTWFFETFVLTPFAEGYRPFNPDFAYLFNSYYVQAGDRHCRPKRGLLSRPTVEEVYQYRKFVDQQMAQLFETTSDAESTEARRRIEIGLNHEQQHQELILTDIKHVLSENPLRPVYAEGAQIGHTALPPPAEWIENEGGLVEIGYQGDGFFYDNEGPVHQVFVEPFAFASRPVTNREYIEFMEAGGYDRTELWLSEGWTAVETSGWKAPGYWESSDGQWWNFTLRGFRPVNLDEPVCHVSYFEADAYARWADARLMTEFEWEVASRDVVIEGNFVERKNFHPIRAQGRSGAVEQMFGDVWEWTRSQYSPYPRYKPEPGALGEYNGKFMCNQFVLRGGSVATSETHIRRTYRNFFHPSARWQFTGIRLARN, encoded by the coding sequence ATGCAGGTTCAAACAGTCAAGAACGGCGCTGCAGCGGCTGACCGCTCCATTGCCTCTCTCGCAGAACGCTATCGGCAAATTCGTGCCATGACACGCGCGCTGTGCGCACCGCTCGTGACGGAGGATTACGTCATACAGTCGATGCAGGACGTCAGCCCCACAAAGTGGCATCTCGCTCACACGACGTGGTTTTTCGAGACGTTTGTCCTGACTCCGTTTGCAGAGGGATACCGGCCGTTCAATCCAGATTTTGCCTATCTGTTCAATTCCTACTACGTCCAGGCGGGTGACCGGCATTGCCGCCCGAAGCGCGGATTGTTATCCCGTCCGACGGTCGAAGAAGTGTATCAATATCGGAAGTTCGTAGATCAGCAGATGGCGCAGCTCTTTGAAACCACGAGCGACGCCGAATCGACGGAGGCCCGCCGCCGGATTGAGATTGGTTTGAATCATGAGCAGCAGCATCAGGAGCTCATCCTGACGGACATCAAGCATGTCTTGTCCGAAAACCCGCTACGACCGGTCTACGCGGAGGGAGCGCAGATTGGCCACACGGCACTTCCGCCGCCTGCGGAGTGGATCGAAAACGAGGGAGGGCTTGTTGAGATAGGTTATCAGGGCGACGGCTTCTTCTACGACAACGAGGGTCCGGTCCATCAGGTTTTCGTCGAACCGTTTGCGTTTGCATCGCGACCGGTCACGAACCGGGAGTACATCGAGTTCATGGAGGCGGGTGGGTATGATCGCACCGAACTGTGGTTGTCGGAGGGGTGGACTGCGGTCGAAACGAGCGGCTGGAAGGCGCCCGGCTATTGGGAAAGCAGCGACGGGCAGTGGTGGAATTTCACCCTGCGAGGATTCAGACCCGTCAACCTCGACGAACCCGTTTGTCATGTGAGCTACTTCGAGGCGGATGCGTACGCGCGCTGGGCGGATGCTCGCTTGATGACGGAGTTCGAGTGGGAAGTGGCGAGTCGAGACGTAGTCATCGAGGGGAATTTCGTGGAGCGGAAGAACTTTCATCCGATCCGGGCGCAGGGCAGAAGCGGCGCGGTGGAACAGATGTTTGGTGACGTATGGGAGTGGACGCGCAGCCAGTATTCGCCCTATCCTCGCTACAAGCCGGAGCCCGGTGCGCTGGGCGAGTACAACGGCAAGTTCATGTGCAACCAGTTCGTGTTGCGCGGTGGCTCGGTGGCCACGTCAGAGACGCACATACGCCGGACCTATCGCAACTTCTTCCATCCATCTGCGCGTTGGCAGTTCACTGGAATACGGCTCGCACGCAACTGA